In Paenibacillus sp. FSL M7-0420, a single genomic region encodes these proteins:
- a CDS encoding helix-turn-helix domain-containing protein: MLQDYPEVITVEELLDILLIGRNSAYRLLKSGEIRSIKIGHTYRIPILSVKEFILSKASLDLSKYM, from the coding sequence ATGCTACAAGATTATCCAGAAGTTATTACAGTTGAAGAGCTTTTAGACATATTGTTAATTGGCAGAAACTCTGCCTACAGACTACTGAAATCTGGCGAAATTAGGTCGATAAAAATTGGACATACGTACAGAATTCCTATACTAAGTGTTAAAGAATTTATTCTAAGCAAAGCAAGTCTAGACCTATCGAAATACATGTAA